From the Schistocerca piceifrons isolate TAMUIC-IGC-003096 chromosome 2, iqSchPice1.1, whole genome shotgun sequence genome, the window GGCATTGGAGGGGGACAACCACAGATCACTGTCAACAGAATACCTGTCCGGGTCCCAGTCCCTGTGGAGAGGATCGTTCGAGTGCCTGTGAGGGTCCCATTCACAGTAACTGTGGACCGGCCTGTCCCTGTGCAGGTGCCACAGCCGTACCCTGTCCCTGTAGACAACCCTGTGCCCGTCCCTGTCAAGGTCCCCACCCCAGTGTCTGTCCCGGTTCCTCAGCCCTACGTCGTTAAGCGTCCAGTGCCCTACGTCGTCAGCGCTGGTCACGGCGGTATCGGAGGAGGCCTTGGCGGTGGTCTTGGAGGAGGTTACAGTGGTGGCCTTGCTGGAGGATACGGTGGAGCTGCCGGTGGCTTTGGAGGACTTGGGGGCTACGGAAAGTATGGCCACTGAATTCTGGAGCCAAACCCAACAACTTGACCCATACATGCCACCAGTATCCATAGTAATGGAAtgtaaaagctttaaaaataaatttttcagaataaaatcttTTCACTTTTGCTTGTCCCACCATGCAGTAAGTGCATTTTGACACACTCACCTTTCACGGAAATGAAGGACAGTAAGTTATGTAATCATTCTGCCTCTATTCACTCTGTCAAACAAGTTTTATCTTCCAATGTATGACACTGACGTTTGTCGTCCAAGAAAGTTATGTATTTTTAAGGTTTTTGTTGCTGCACGTTATACATGTTTAGCATATATTTATTCTGTGTGGCTGACACATGAAATCAGTCGAGTATACTGATATATAACGTAAACTTCCTCGTCTTGTGGAGGGAAGACCTAAAGTAATTTTGTGTTCTTATACATTTTTTTACACCTTTTCTTCTTATTTTCGCTTTCATGTCTTTAATTTCCCGCTTTGTTGACGAGTATATTTACTATATTTGACAGCAGAGACTacttttgttgtgggttggcaggagagccaacaccgggttttagctcacgcaggctggcgtgaggtctggaacaggacaaggaaattagactttagaaaaaacggacgtagctggtggaatacttaactttaatccataactggtgaacgtcgctcttgactgtacattattcacaatatcaatagtaaccgaacaggccgccttgctaggtcgtagcaaatgacgttgcttaaggctatgctaactatcgtctcggcaaattagagcgtattttgtcagtgaactatcggtagcaaagtcggttgtacaactgggcgagtgctaggaagtctctctagacctgctgtgtggcggcgctcggtctgcaatcactgatagtggcgacacgcgggtccgacgtatactaacggaccgcggccgatttaaaggctaccacctagcaagtgtggtgtctggcggtgacaccacaactttatTACTTGTCGAGACGTATGTGTCATCATTAAGCATGTATGTCACTGATACTGACATCATAGTGACTAAAAGCAAGCACAATCACATTCACAGACACGCCCATGTAAGACACCAAGCCAAAACGCTATGACTACCCACAGCTCACAACTGACTGGCATTGCTAACTGGGTTGGCTTTTAGTCAAAGTATTGAAAGTCAGTATCAGATTATCTTTAGTG encodes:
- the LOC124777629 gene encoding cuticle protein 79-like yields the protein MRILVCVYLCGVALSVLAEEEQPVKEKRGLSGSLGGYGGGYGLGGGYSGGYGGGYGGGYGGGYGGGYAGGLGGGLAGGIGSGIGGGQPQITVNRIPVRVPVPVERIVRVPVRVPFTVTVDRPVPVQVPQPYPVPVDNPVPVPVKVPTPVSVPVPQPYVVKRPVPYVVSAGHGGIGGGLGGGLGGGYSGGLAGGYGGAAGGFGGLGGYGKYGH